In Phragmitibacter flavus, one DNA window encodes the following:
- a CDS encoding DUF433 domain-containing protein gives MIEFDWSECPAVWRDPERMGGLWCFDQTRLPISYLFENLGRGVTLEEFVDWYPPVTMEHCRAVLEFAAQRSAERGIPELASA, from the coding sequence ATGATCGAGTTTGATTGGAGTGAATGCCCCGCTGTGTGGCGCGATCCCGAAAGGATGGGCGGCCTCTGGTGCTTCGACCAAACCAGGCTTCCGATTTCATACTTGTTTGAAAATCTTGGGCGCGGCGTCACCTTGGAAGAGTTCGTTGACTGGTATCCGCCCGTCACGATGGAACATTGCCGGGCAGTGCTCGAGTTCGCCGCGCAACGATCTGCAGAACGCGGGATCCCTGAGCTAGCCTCGGCATGA
- a CDS encoding DmsC/YnfH family molybdoenzyme membrane anchor subunit, whose translation MSNLLEHRVSLVDELLKQQGSLGTAVMRFSDWHEEQAGVPSQERFYKKLMPMGKPGVGHQFAFEVNLDQCTGCKACVVACHSLNGLDEEESWRDVGMLVGTRMQPYVQTVTTACHHCVDPACANGCPVLAYEKDDVTGIVRHLDDQCIGCSYCVMKCPYDVPKWNSKKGIVRKCDMCSQRLAVGEAPACVQACPSEAIAIRIVDQGGMGKVRMLPTAFDSSYTQPTTSYVSDRVVPQGARDFGDAKLRLEDAHWPLAWMLVLTQMAMGLFGVGLLLPVAGGMEWGNRLAVGVLGIGIGLSVLHLGQPMRAWRCFLGLRKSWLSREIVVFGGFLMVGLLAAVFPGGWTTGAAALVGVVGVFCSVMVYADTRRVLWNLGSTAWSFFGTGLLLGCAGGAAVMGWMGPSLLAIHLGFAATVVRTGLFVRDRLRLRGALMDEGHENHRSARKMVELKGGVVRARAVLFGVSTLLGLMGMVNAGGLAAWWATGSVLSTVMAQVLERHLFFVAVESPRMVSNSWREMH comes from the coding sequence ATGAGTAACTTACTAGAACATCGCGTATCTTTGGTAGATGAGTTGCTGAAGCAGCAGGGTTCATTGGGGACTGCGGTGATGCGGTTTAGTGACTGGCATGAGGAGCAGGCGGGAGTGCCTTCGCAGGAGAGATTTTATAAGAAGCTGATGCCGATGGGGAAGCCGGGGGTGGGGCATCAGTTTGCGTTTGAGGTGAACTTGGATCAATGCACGGGGTGCAAGGCTTGTGTGGTGGCGTGTCATTCGTTGAATGGGTTGGATGAGGAGGAGAGCTGGCGGGATGTGGGGATGCTGGTGGGGACGAGGATGCAGCCTTACGTGCAGACGGTGACGACGGCTTGTCATCATTGTGTGGATCCGGCGTGTGCGAATGGGTGTCCGGTATTGGCTTATGAGAAAGATGACGTGACGGGGATTGTGCGGCATCTGGATGATCAGTGCATCGGGTGTTCGTATTGTGTGATGAAGTGTCCGTATGATGTGCCGAAGTGGAATTCGAAGAAGGGGATCGTGAGGAAGTGCGACATGTGTTCGCAAAGGCTTGCGGTGGGGGAGGCTCCGGCTTGTGTGCAGGCTTGTCCGAGTGAGGCGATTGCGATCCGGATCGTGGATCAGGGGGGAATGGGCAAGGTAAGAATGTTGCCGACGGCTTTTGATTCGAGTTATACGCAGCCGACGACGAGTTATGTTTCAGATAGAGTGGTGCCGCAGGGGGCGCGGGATTTTGGAGATGCGAAGTTACGATTGGAGGATGCGCATTGGCCGCTGGCGTGGATGTTGGTTTTGACGCAGATGGCGATGGGGTTGTTTGGGGTGGGGTTGTTGTTGCCGGTGGCCGGTGGGATGGAGTGGGGGAATCGATTGGCAGTGGGGGTGTTGGGGATTGGGATTGGGTTGAGTGTGTTGCATTTGGGTCAGCCGATGCGGGCTTGGCGCTGTTTTCTTGGATTGAGGAAGTCGTGGTTGAGCAGGGAGATTGTGGTGTTTGGTGGGTTTTTGATGGTGGGGTTGCTGGCGGCGGTTTTTCCGGGTGGGTGGACCACGGGGGCGGCGGCTTTGGTGGGGGTGGTGGGGGTGTTTTGTTCGGTGATGGTGTATGCGGATACGCGGCGGGTGTTGTGGAATTTGGGGAGCACGGCCTGGAGTTTTTTTGGCACGGGGTTGTTGTTGGGGTGTGCGGGTGGGGCGGCGGTGATGGGTTGGATGGGGCCGTCGTTGCTGGCAATTCATTTGGGGTTTGCGGCGACGGTGGTGAGGACGGGGTTGTTTGTGCGGGATCGGTTGAGGTTGCGGGGGGCGTTGATGGATGAGGGGCATGAGAATCATCGGTCGGCGCGGAAGATGGTGGAGTTGAAAGGTGGAGTGGTGAGGGCGAGGGCGGTGTTGTTTGGGGTGTCGACGTTGTTGGGGTTGATGGGGATGGTGAATGCGGGTGGGTTGGCGGCGTGGTGGGCGACGGGGTCGGTGCTTAGCACGGTGATGGCGCAGGTGCTGGAGCGGCATTTGTTTTTTGTGGCGGTGGAGTCACCAAGGATGGTTTCGAATTCCTGGAGGGAGATGCATTGA
- a CDS encoding NirA family protein: MSVALSTNRSSEGIPATGMNDFSSEQKQYLQGFFAALNAKGVSFGDMAAAPVGEAAPPGPNSDELTREERIKHDLHPFDAMDQLTIDARWNAKPETDFVFRHKWNGLFWLNPVKDGYMCRLRIPGGVVKSFQLRELASIARELTTGYIQITTRNNFQIRLIEPKDCPEVLRRIQACGLHSRGAGADNLRNFTMNPCAGYDPYELIDVRPFVNELATIVISSKEFYDLPRKFNIAYDGGGLVGSVEDTNDIGATAVRIGVNEEGIKPGVWFRICLGGVTGHQTFASDWGVLVKPEELNRVILAIVRVFIRDGDRTNRKKARLKYLVEGRGLEGFLDDVEALGGFKLLRVKEDSKALLAREFSQQGHTHVGVYPQKQAGLNYIGVAVAVGQLTARQLERMADVADSYGTGEVRLTVWQNFIVPNVSDAFVASACKALQRAGFDTVESPLKSGFVACTGNRYCKFAATDTKGHAIAMMSYMDKRVKLDKPVNIHFTGCAHSCAQHFMGDIGLLGTKVKSESGEGYHITVGGGFGENRKIGRQVFTGVPFESLGGTLEAMLKGYLAKREGEESFQEFCNRRTVGELQEVWSQ, from the coding sequence ATGAGTGTAGCACTTTCAACCAACAGATCAAGCGAAGGCATTCCGGCCACGGGGATGAACGATTTTTCGTCGGAGCAAAAGCAGTATCTTCAGGGGTTCTTTGCGGCATTGAATGCGAAGGGGGTAAGTTTTGGGGATATGGCGGCGGCACCGGTGGGAGAGGCTGCCCCTCCGGGGCCGAACTCGGATGAGTTGACTAGGGAGGAGCGAATCAAACATGATCTGCATCCGTTTGATGCAATGGATCAGTTGACGATTGATGCGCGGTGGAATGCGAAGCCGGAGACGGACTTTGTGTTTCGGCATAAGTGGAATGGCTTGTTCTGGCTGAATCCGGTGAAGGATGGGTATATGTGCCGACTGCGGATTCCTGGCGGGGTGGTAAAGTCGTTTCAACTTAGAGAACTGGCATCGATTGCGAGGGAACTGACGACGGGATATATTCAGATTACTACGCGAAACAATTTTCAGATTCGCTTGATTGAGCCGAAGGATTGTCCGGAAGTTTTGCGGCGGATCCAGGCTTGTGGGTTGCACTCGCGGGGGGCGGGGGCGGATAACTTGCGGAACTTTACAATGAACCCTTGTGCGGGTTATGATCCGTATGAATTAATTGATGTTCGGCCGTTTGTGAATGAGCTGGCGACGATTGTGATTTCGAGCAAAGAGTTTTATGATTTGCCGCGGAAGTTCAACATTGCCTATGATGGCGGTGGGTTGGTGGGGAGTGTGGAAGATACCAATGACATTGGGGCGACGGCGGTGAGGATTGGGGTGAATGAGGAGGGGATAAAGCCGGGGGTTTGGTTTCGGATTTGTCTGGGTGGGGTGACGGGACATCAGACCTTTGCGAGCGATTGGGGGGTTTTGGTGAAGCCGGAGGAGTTAAATCGGGTGATCCTGGCCATTGTTAGGGTGTTTATTCGAGATGGGGATCGGACGAATCGGAAGAAGGCGCGCTTGAAGTATCTGGTGGAGGGACGTGGGCTTGAAGGGTTTCTGGACGATGTGGAGGCGTTGGGCGGGTTTAAGTTGTTACGGGTGAAGGAGGATTCGAAGGCGTTGTTAGCGAGGGAGTTTTCGCAGCAGGGGCATACGCATGTGGGGGTGTATCCGCAGAAGCAGGCGGGGTTGAATTATATCGGGGTGGCGGTGGCAGTGGGGCAGTTGACGGCGCGTCAGTTGGAGCGGATGGCGGATGTGGCGGACAGTTATGGGACGGGTGAGGTGAGGTTGACGGTGTGGCAGAATTTTATTGTTCCAAATGTGTCGGATGCGTTTGTGGCGAGTGCCTGCAAGGCGTTGCAGCGGGCGGGGTTTGATACCGTGGAGTCACCACTGAAGAGTGGGTTTGTGGCGTGCACGGGGAATCGCTATTGCAAGTTCGCGGCGACTGATACAAAGGGGCATGCGATCGCGATGATGAGTTATATGGACAAGCGGGTAAAGTTAGACAAGCCGGTGAACATTCATTTCACGGGGTGTGCGCATAGTTGTGCACAGCATTTCATGGGGGACATCGGGTTGTTGGGGACGAAGGTGAAGAGTGAGTCGGGAGAAGGCTATCATATTACGGTGGGAGGCGGGTTTGGGGAGAATCGGAAGATAGGACGACAGGTGTTTACGGGGGTGCCGTTTGAGTCGTTGGGAGGGACGCTGGAGGCGATGTTGAAGGGCTATCTGGCGAAGCGGGAGGGGGAGGAGAGCTTTCAGGAGTTTTGTAATCGGAGGACGGTGGGGGAGTTGCAGGAAGTGTGGAGTCAATGA
- a CDS encoding ABC transporter ATP-binding protein produces the protein MNAFAKPMLEVSRLWKAYPKTDGGESVIVKDFSAKLAEGEFATLIGHSGCGKSTVLSIVAGLSEATKGGIILDGRETDEAGPDRGVVFQSPCLLPWMTAFENVMLGVNQVYFTASKSERRQVAEYYLSVVGLSESMHKRPAELSQGMRQRVGIARAFALQPKMLLLDEPFGMLDALTRFELQQVLLDLWRKFRITTLMVTHDVDEAIFLSDRVLMMTDGPEAELGDIMKVPFERPRDRKAIMEDPRYYELRERLITFLNDRSHIRPSLEPNFQPSIELAEAQMGLVPTQVA, from the coding sequence ATGAATGCGTTTGCAAAACCCATGTTGGAAGTCAGCCGTTTGTGGAAGGCGTATCCGAAGACTGACGGTGGTGAGTCGGTGATCGTAAAAGATTTTTCCGCGAAACTGGCGGAGGGAGAGTTTGCGACTTTGATAGGCCATTCCGGATGCGGGAAGAGCACGGTGCTGTCGATTGTGGCAGGGTTAAGTGAGGCGACGAAGGGCGGCATCATTCTGGATGGCAGGGAAACTGATGAGGCGGGGCCGGATCGCGGCGTGGTGTTTCAGTCGCCTTGTTTGCTGCCTTGGATGACGGCATTTGAGAATGTGATGCTGGGAGTGAATCAGGTTTATTTCACGGCCAGCAAAAGTGAGCGGCGTCAGGTGGCGGAGTATTATTTGAGCGTGGTGGGACTGAGTGAGTCGATGCACAAACGTCCGGCGGAGCTTTCGCAAGGGATGCGTCAACGGGTGGGCATTGCGCGGGCGTTTGCGTTGCAGCCGAAGATGTTGCTGTTGGATGAGCCGTTTGGGATGCTGGATGCTTTGACTCGATTTGAGTTGCAGCAGGTGTTGTTGGATCTATGGCGAAAATTTCGCATCACGACGCTGATGGTGACACACGATGTGGATGAAGCGATTTTCTTAAGTGATCGGGTGCTGATGATGACCGATGGTCCTGAGGCTGAGCTGGGTGACATCATGAAAGTGCCATTCGAGCGTCCGAGGGATCGCAAGGCGATCATGGAAGATCCGCGTTATTACGAGCTGCGCGAGCGGCTGATTACTTTTCTCAATGATCGCTCGCACATCAGGCCGAGCCTTGAGCCGAATTTCCAGCCTTCGATTGAGCTTGCAGAAGCTCAGATGGGGCTGGTGCCTACGCAGGTTGCGTAA
- a CDS encoding molybdopterin oxidoreductase family protein, with the protein MKRRLDFKLPGLLRSLDGPMTRELVQSPGKFGFGNVPLRMTPHGTVTSVCGFCSTGCGLKVHVDERGQAINLTADSSYPVNLGMACPKGWEALTPLGAKDRAVVPMLDGNAVDWDEALQVFCRRFGAIMDQHGAESVAFLSTGQIMCEEMFFLGALAKFGMGMVHGDGNTRQCMATAVTAYKESFGFDAPPYTYADFEESDVLVFVGANPCIAHPIMWQRVERNRHGPEIVVIDPRKTETAMAATQHLAIKPKSDLVLFYCLAHWLVVNGRVDLEYVERHVDGYVELVEFLKDFEFADHLEVLGLSAEEFELFARTVANGKRVSFWWTMGVNQGHEATRTAQAIINVALMTGNMGRPGTGANSITGQCNAMGSRLFSNTTNLLGGHDFTKAEHREKVAGALGMEVGRIPDRGSWAYDQIIEGIGEGKIKGLWMVATNGAHSWMNQKRFKELVGKLDFFVVQDMFGNTESAQLADLVLPAAGWGEKEGTFINSERRFGLGRKVSRAPGQALADFHIFRLVAEYWGCGELFRGWTSPEVVFEKMKAVSVGQPCEISGIEGYAMLAREGGVQWPLKAGDGDVVGKERRLFEDGLFFTANGRARLVFETPREVPEKVSEEYPLVLLTGRGTSAQWHTQTRTSKSAILRKLYSEELWVEVHPADAEGLGVVDGKMVRVVSRRGTVEAVARVTATVGRGQVFLPMHYAQVNELTIGVVDPYSRQPNYKFCAVRVEKDLR; encoded by the coding sequence ATGAAGAGGAGACTCGATTTTAAGTTGCCGGGCTTGTTGAGGTCGTTGGATGGGCCGATGACTAGAGAACTGGTGCAGAGTCCGGGGAAGTTTGGGTTTGGGAATGTGCCGTTGAGGATGACGCCGCATGGGACGGTGACTTCGGTTTGTGGGTTTTGTTCGACGGGGTGCGGGTTGAAGGTGCATGTGGATGAGCGGGGGCAGGCGATCAACTTGACGGCGGATTCGAGTTATCCGGTGAACTTGGGGATGGCGTGTCCGAAGGGTTGGGAGGCGTTGACGCCGCTGGGGGCGAAGGATCGGGCGGTGGTGCCGATGCTGGATGGGAATGCGGTGGATTGGGATGAGGCGTTGCAGGTGTTTTGTCGGAGGTTTGGGGCGATCATGGATCAGCATGGGGCGGAGTCGGTGGCGTTTTTGAGCACGGGTCAGATCATGTGTGAGGAGATGTTTTTTTTAGGGGCGCTGGCGAAGTTTGGGATGGGGATGGTGCATGGGGATGGGAATACGCGGCAGTGCATGGCGACGGCGGTGACGGCGTATAAGGAGAGTTTTGGGTTTGATGCGCCGCCGTATACCTATGCGGATTTTGAGGAGAGTGATGTGCTGGTGTTTGTGGGGGCGAATCCGTGCATTGCCCACCCGATCATGTGGCAGCGGGTGGAGCGGAATCGACACGGACCGGAGATTGTGGTGATTGATCCGAGAAAGACAGAGACGGCGATGGCGGCGACGCAGCACTTAGCCATTAAGCCTAAGTCGGATTTGGTGTTGTTTTATTGTTTGGCGCATTGGTTGGTGGTGAATGGGAGGGTGGACTTGGAGTATGTGGAGAGGCATGTGGATGGGTATGTTGAGTTAGTGGAGTTTTTGAAGGATTTTGAATTTGCGGATCATTTGGAGGTGTTGGGTTTGAGTGCGGAGGAGTTTGAGTTGTTTGCGCGGACGGTGGCGAATGGGAAGCGGGTGTCGTTCTGGTGGACGATGGGGGTGAACCAGGGTCATGAGGCGACGCGGACGGCGCAGGCGATCATCAATGTGGCGTTGATGACGGGGAACATGGGGCGGCCCGGGACGGGGGCGAATTCGATCACGGGTCAGTGTAATGCAATGGGATCGCGGTTGTTCTCGAACACGACGAACTTATTGGGGGGGCATGATTTCACGAAGGCGGAGCATCGCGAAAAGGTGGCGGGTGCGCTGGGGATGGAGGTGGGGCGGATTCCGGATCGGGGGAGCTGGGCGTATGATCAGATCATTGAGGGGATTGGTGAGGGGAAGATCAAGGGCTTGTGGATGGTGGCGACGAATGGGGCGCATTCGTGGATGAATCAGAAGCGGTTTAAGGAGCTGGTGGGGAAGCTGGATTTTTTTGTGGTGCAGGACATGTTTGGGAATACGGAGTCGGCGCAGCTGGCGGATTTGGTGTTGCCGGCGGCGGGTTGGGGAGAGAAGGAGGGGACGTTTATTAATTCGGAGCGGCGGTTCGGGTTGGGGCGGAAGGTGAGCCGGGCGCCGGGGCAGGCGCTGGCGGATTTTCACATTTTTCGGTTGGTGGCCGAGTATTGGGGATGTGGGGAGTTGTTTCGTGGATGGACGTCGCCGGAGGTGGTGTTTGAGAAAATGAAGGCAGTGTCGGTGGGTCAGCCTTGTGAGATTTCGGGGATTGAGGGGTATGCGATGTTGGCGCGGGAGGGTGGGGTGCAGTGGCCGTTGAAGGCGGGGGATGGGGATGTTGTGGGGAAGGAACGAAGGTTGTTTGAGGATGGGCTATTTTTTACGGCGAACGGGCGTGCGAGGTTGGTGTTTGAGACGCCGCGTGAAGTGCCGGAGAAGGTGAGCGAAGAGTATCCGTTGGTGTTGTTGACGGGGAGGGGGACTTCGGCGCAGTGGCATACGCAGACGCGGACGAGCAAGTCGGCGATTTTACGGAAGTTGTATTCGGAGGAGTTGTGGGTGGAGGTGCATCCGGCAGATGCGGAGGGCCTGGGGGTGGTCGATGGGAAAATGGTGAGGGTGGTGTCGCGACGTGGGACGGTGGAGGCGGTGGCGCGGGTGACGGCGACGGTGGGGCGCGGGCAGGTTTTTCTGCCGATGCATTATGCGCAGGTGAATGAGCTGACGATTGGGGTGGTGGACCCGTATAGCAGGCAGCCGAATTATAAGTTTTGTGCGGTGAGGGTGGAGAAGGATTTGAGGTGA
- a CDS encoding ABC transporter ATP-binding protein, with the protein MISLKNVSKSYANHEVLKDINIEVEEGEFVCIIGYSGTGKTSLMNLISGLAKPDTGEVLLDGKPVTGPGPDRALVFQNYSLLPWLTVKENIALAVNQLYPQWSKEERAAHVDKHVAMVKLSHAGDKFPRELSGGMRQRVSVARALSMDSKVLLLDEPLSALDALTRATLQDDISSIWQRERKTVIWITNDPDEALLLADRVIPLLPTSPATLGKSLLVPIERPRDRKAVNHDPVFKSLRSELINLLLESKAKQRVSISRKLVLPDILPEDLRMRRSRPWISDRGPRRRNEQKQETIELVP; encoded by the coding sequence ATGATCTCTTTAAAAAATGTTTCCAAATCGTATGCTAACCATGAGGTGTTGAAAGACATCAACATTGAGGTCGAAGAGGGTGAGTTTGTCTGTATCATTGGATACTCTGGGACGGGCAAGACTTCCTTGATGAATTTGATTTCTGGGCTGGCGAAGCCGGATACAGGTGAAGTGCTGCTGGATGGCAAGCCGGTGACAGGGCCCGGGCCGGATCGGGCGCTGGTGTTTCAGAATTACTCGCTGTTGCCTTGGCTCACGGTAAAGGAAAACATCGCTCTCGCGGTGAATCAATTGTATCCGCAGTGGTCGAAGGAAGAGCGTGCGGCGCATGTGGACAAGCATGTGGCGATGGTGAAGCTGAGTCATGCAGGTGACAAGTTTCCGCGTGAGTTGTCGGGTGGGATGCGGCAGCGGGTTTCAGTGGCGAGGGCGTTGTCGATGGACTCAAAAGTGTTGCTGCTGGATGAACCGTTGAGTGCTTTGGATGCGCTAACTCGTGCCACGTTGCAGGATGACATCAGCAGTATCTGGCAGCGGGAACGCAAGACGGTGATTTGGATCACGAATGATCCGGATGAGGCGTTGCTGTTGGCGGATCGGGTGATTCCACTGTTGCCGACTTCGCCCGCCACCTTGGGAAAAAGTTTGTTGGTGCCAATTGAACGCCCGAGGGATCGCAAGGCGGTCAATCATGATCCGGTGTTTAAGTCTTTGCGCAGTGAACTAATTAATTTGCTTTTGGAATCCAAAGCCAAGCAGCGGGTGTCCATCAGCAGGAAACTGGTGCTCCCAGACATTTTACCGGAAGACCTGCGCATGAGGCGGAGCAGGCCGTGGATTAGTGATCGCGGGCCACGTCGGCGCAATGAACAGAAACAGGAAACCATTGAGCTTGTTCCATGA
- a CDS encoding alginate export family protein, translating into MGGEKASTKEPVLPPPDDNPLSLLEGRVVFDFQERLRFEYRENNFDFNDSVNSLTDDSWLLQRARLGVKIKPTDFLTFYVQGQSSFEIDSDRPNVPGALGAEGDDPIDLRQAYVQIGDKNFNVTIGRQLLSFGDERLVGGFDWNNIGRTFDAVKLHYGAELWSLDAFASSVVVPDKDGFNDSDAFDGNETGRDQIFSGLYFSTKAVPVQVTDLYVFHLHESYAVGDSNFATLGVRVKADPAKLGGFDYESEMAFQFGDVKGKDLTAFAGHWGAGYVWLKSAWKPRLFVEYNYATGDSDPSDGDVGTFQNLFPTNHKFYGYMDVFSWQNIHNPAVSFSMMPSKTVKLQLDYHGFWIADTADSWYRANGVTAVRPVKAGADSFAGTELDFTVSWKAAKHLSFLAGYSHFFAGDYLKATGASDDADFAYVQMTIDF; encoded by the coding sequence ATGGGTGGTGAAAAGGCGTCAACCAAAGAACCGGTGCTGCCGCCGCCGGATGATAATCCACTGTCACTACTTGAAGGCAGGGTGGTGTTCGATTTTCAAGAACGTCTGCGGTTTGAATATCGAGAGAACAACTTTGATTTTAATGATTCGGTCAACAGTCTGACCGATGACTCGTGGTTGCTGCAAAGGGCGCGGCTAGGGGTGAAGATCAAACCAACGGATTTTCTGACGTTTTATGTGCAGGGGCAGAGTTCGTTTGAGATTGATTCGGACCGGCCGAATGTTCCTGGTGCCTTGGGGGCGGAGGGGGATGATCCGATTGATTTGCGTCAGGCTTATGTGCAGATTGGGGACAAGAATTTTAATGTGACGATTGGCCGGCAGTTGCTTTCTTTTGGTGACGAACGGCTTGTGGGTGGGTTCGACTGGAACAACATTGGTCGCACGTTCGATGCGGTGAAGTTGCATTATGGAGCGGAGTTGTGGAGTCTGGATGCTTTCGCATCGAGTGTGGTGGTGCCGGACAAGGATGGGTTTAACGACAGTGATGCGTTTGATGGCAATGAGACGGGCAGGGATCAGATTTTCAGTGGTCTGTATTTCAGCACCAAGGCGGTGCCGGTGCAGGTGACGGATTTGTATGTGTTTCATTTGCATGAGTCGTATGCGGTGGGGGACAGCAACTTTGCGACGCTCGGAGTTCGTGTGAAGGCTGACCCGGCCAAGCTGGGTGGATTTGATTACGAGTCGGAGATGGCGTTTCAGTTTGGCGATGTGAAGGGCAAGGATCTGACCGCGTTTGCGGGTCATTGGGGGGCGGGTTATGTGTGGTTAAAAAGTGCCTGGAAACCGAGGTTGTTTGTCGAATACAATTATGCGACGGGCGACAGTGATCCTAGTGATGGAGATGTGGGGACGTTTCAGAACTTGTTTCCGACCAATCACAAGTTCTATGGTTACATGGATGTGTTCTCCTGGCAGAACATTCATAACCCGGCGGTCAGTTTTTCAATGATGCCGAGCAAGACGGTGAAGTTGCAACTGGACTATCATGGTTTTTGGATCGCGGATACAGCGGACTCATGGTATCGCGCCAATGGAGTGACGGCGGTTCGTCCGGTGAAGGCAGGCGCAGATAGTTTTGCAGGAACCGAGCTGGATTTTACGGTGAGTTGGAAGGCGGCGAAGCATTTGAGCTTTCTGGCGGGTTACAGTCACTTTTTTGCGGGTGATTATTTGAAGGCGACAGGCGCGAGCGATGATGCGGACTTCGCTTATGTGCAGATGACGATTGATTTTTGA
- a CDS encoding diflavin oxidoreductase, translating to MNTVPIIPESAPFTADQRAWLNGFLAGVLSRGQAGEVATEVQEPLLILFGSQSGNAESLAKKLAKEANGRGFQARACGMEALSPADLSKEKNVLVISSTWGEGEMPDNAVAFWEGMNLNGSSPKLNGVRYSVLALGDLNYGETFCLAGRMLDERLEVLGAARVHPRVDCDVDFDDAAKGWSEGVFKALSGVAEKGKQVNEVVVVESESESGEKYHKGNPFPAALVKNVKLNGEVSAKDTRHLAFSLEGSGLVYETGDALGVRVKNCPEVVERVIKGYGFEGDVLVSVPKLGEMRLFDALTEHFEVRGLMGKLPEKQVEVQEWVGSLRKLNPRLYSIASSQKANPDEVHLCVGVVKYDVDGVGHKGVASTYLAERCVEAGGFVHTAEHFRGPGGGGTPMIMVGPGTGIAPFRAFLQERQATGAKGKNWLFFGDQYRVSDYLYEDEIEAWKADGFLTRLDLAFSRDQVEKIYVQQRMLEKGEELWKWLEEGAHFYVCGDASRMAKDVDAALREVVAQHGGKTADAAAAYVAELKKGKRYARDVY from the coding sequence ATGAACACTGTGCCCATCATTCCTGAAAGTGCGCCTTTTACGGCGGATCAACGAGCCTGGCTCAATGGATTTTTGGCGGGCGTTCTAAGTCGCGGTCAGGCGGGCGAGGTGGCTACCGAAGTTCAGGAACCTTTGTTGATTTTGTTTGGGAGTCAGAGTGGCAATGCGGAAAGTTTGGCGAAGAAGCTGGCGAAGGAGGCGAATGGACGTGGATTTCAGGCAAGGGCTTGTGGGATGGAGGCGCTGAGTCCAGCGGACTTGTCGAAAGAGAAGAATGTCTTGGTGATCAGCAGCACCTGGGGTGAGGGAGAGATGCCGGACAATGCGGTGGCGTTTTGGGAGGGCATGAATCTGAATGGTTCGTCACCGAAGTTGAATGGGGTGAGGTATTCGGTGCTGGCGTTGGGAGATCTGAATTATGGGGAGACGTTTTGTCTTGCGGGGCGCATGTTGGATGAGCGATTGGAGGTGCTTGGGGCGGCGAGGGTGCATCCGCGGGTGGATTGTGATGTGGATTTTGATGATGCGGCGAAGGGTTGGAGTGAGGGAGTGTTCAAGGCGTTGAGTGGAGTGGCGGAGAAAGGCAAGCAGGTCAACGAAGTGGTGGTGGTTGAATCGGAGTCTGAGTCGGGGGAGAAGTATCACAAGGGCAATCCGTTTCCGGCGGCGTTGGTGAAGAACGTGAAGTTGAATGGTGAGGTATCGGCGAAGGATACCCGGCATCTGGCGTTTTCATTGGAGGGTTCGGGACTGGTGTATGAGACGGGGGATGCGCTTGGGGTGAGGGTGAAGAATTGCCCTGAGGTGGTCGAACGAGTGATCAAGGGGTATGGGTTTGAGGGCGATGTTTTGGTGTCGGTTCCGAAGTTGGGCGAGATGCGGTTGTTTGATGCGTTGACGGAGCATTTTGAAGTTCGGGGTTTGATGGGTAAGTTGCCGGAGAAACAGGTGGAGGTGCAGGAGTGGGTGGGATCGCTGCGAAAGTTGAATCCGAGGTTGTATTCGATTGCGTCGAGTCAGAAGGCGAATCCTGATGAAGTGCATTTGTGTGTGGGGGTGGTGAAGTATGATGTGGATGGGGTGGGGCACAAAGGGGTGGCTTCGACTTATCTGGCGGAGCGTTGTGTTGAGGCGGGGGGGTTTGTTCACACGGCGGAACATTTTCGGGGGCCGGGGGGGGGGGGGACGCCGATGATCATGGTGGGACCGGGGACGGGTATAGCGCCGTTCAGGGCGTTCTTGCAGGAGCGGCAGGCGACGGGGGCGAAGGGGAAAAACTGGTTGTTTTTTGGGGATCAGTATCGGGTTTCGGATTATCTTTATGAGGACGAGATTGAAGCTTGGAAGGCGGATGGGTTTTTGACGAGGCTTGACCTGGCGTTTTCGCGGGATCAGGTGGAGAAGATTTATGTGCAGCAGCGGATGCTGGAGAAGGGTGAGGAGTTATGGAAGTGGTTGGAGGAGGGCGCGCATTTTTATGTGTGCGGGGATGCGTCGCGGATGGCAAAGGATGTGGATGCGGCACTTCGTGAAGTAGTGGCGCAGCATGGGGGGAAGACGGCGGATGCGGCGGCGGCTTATGTCGCTGAATTGAAGAAAGGGAAACGGTATGCTCGCGACGTTTACTGA